One Prolixibacteraceae bacterium DNA segment encodes these proteins:
- a CDS encoding radical SAM protein, whose product MATFLFDKVIFGPIKSRRLGVSLGVNLLPTDQKLCSFDCIYCECGWNPKHRESKPIIPTVQEVSEKLEAQLIKMVEEKELPDVITFAGNGEPTLHPNFDKIIDITIALRDRFCPKAKVAVLSNSTKITSKKVVEALKKVDDNIMKLDGGTNEIIDAIDQPVGEFDVHNMVKLLKQFDGDLIVQTLFMRGSYNGVSVDNTTREEIDAWIECIKEIHPRQVMIYSLDRDTPAEGLIKVELDELKEIASYIVEKIPNDIKISAN is encoded by the coding sequence ATGGCAACTTTTCTTTTTGATAAAGTAATATTTGGTCCAATTAAAAGTCGACGTCTTGGGGTCTCTTTAGGAGTGAACCTTCTTCCTACTGACCAAAAGTTGTGTTCTTTTGATTGTATTTATTGTGAGTGTGGATGGAATCCCAAACATCGTGAAAGTAAGCCAATCATTCCAACGGTTCAAGAGGTATCGGAAAAACTAGAGGCACAACTGATAAAGATGGTTGAGGAGAAAGAACTTCCTGATGTCATTACTTTTGCTGGAAATGGAGAACCTACGTTGCATCCAAATTTTGATAAGATTATAGATATAACCATTGCTTTAAGAGATCGCTTTTGTCCTAAAGCCAAAGTTGCTGTCTTGTCTAACAGTACAAAGATTACGAGTAAAAAGGTTGTTGAGGCGTTGAAAAAAGTGGATGATAATATTATGAAATTGGACGGAGGTACCAATGAAATAATAGATGCCATTGATCAGCCAGTTGGGGAGTTTGATGTCCACAATATGGTAAAGTTGCTCAAACAATTTGATGGGGATCTTATCGTTCAAACTCTGTTTATGAGAGGTTCTTATAATGGAGTCTCTGTAGATAATACAACCCGTGAAGAGATTGACGCATGGATTGAATGTATTAAAGAGATACATCCAAGACAAGTGATGATATACTCTTTGGATAGAGATACCCCTGCAGAGGGGCTTATTAAAGTGGAACTAGACGAATTAAAAGAAATAGCATCTTATATTGTGGAGAAGATCCCTAACGACATAAAGATTTCTGCAAATTGA